CGCCTGGAGCACCGGCTGAATCATACGGTTTCCGCAAAATTGCCATGCAATCCGCGAAAACGTCATGGCGCGAAAATCCTTAAGATCGCGGGCGGATTTTCGCGCCAGCGGAATAGGATTTCCGTGAACGGAAATCCTATCAGGCTCCGATCCGGGAACTGCACAGCGCCGGGCCATAGATCGCGGCGAAGCCAAGAAAGGCCGCGAGCCAGGCGAAGGCCGCGACATGGAGCAGAACGAAACTCCATTCCGGCGCCAGCGCCGCCGCGATCCGCGCCAAAGCCGCGAGCGCCAAAGCGGTATAAAGCAGTTTCGTTCCCGGACCCGCGTGGAGCGCGCGGCCGGTATGGCCGAGGCTCGCGCGGGTCATGACCGCAAGCGTCATGCCGCCGATCCCGCCCACCGCCCAGGCGTGCAGCCCGGCGCTCGGCGATAAGCCCGGAAGCCAGGCGGCGAGCCCGCTGAGCACGAAGCCGATCGGAATGAAGGCGAAGGCGAGATGGAGGACGAGAACCAGCGCCTCGCCCGTGGTCCGATCGCCCGCCCAGCGCCCGAGGCGCACGAAGTTGAGAAGGCCCGCGAAGATCAGGGCGACGCCGACCGTTCTATTTTCCGGGGCGCCGACCCATCCGACCAGCGCCAGCGCCGAAAACGCCATGCAGATGGCGTCGAAACGTCCGAAGCTTTTCGGCAGACGGTCGGCGCCGCGCCTCTGGAGGAAAGTGTGGGTGAAGCTCGGCACGATACGGCCGCCGACCAGCATGATGAGAGCGATGAGCGCCGCCACCGCGAACCGCCGGCTATAGGCCGCATCGCCCGTCACATGCGACTCGATATGGAACGCCACATTGGCGAGCGCATAGAGTGCGACGACGGCCAGCACCCGCATATTGCGCCAATTTTTGCCAGCAACGACCTCCCGCGCCATGGCCGCGCAAAACAGGATGAGAAACGCGCTATCGACCGCCGCCGCCAGCGCCCAGCCGATCGCGCCCGACAGGGCCACCGCGACGCGGCCCGCAAGCCAGACGGCGAAGAGCGCCAGCAGGGGCGTTCCGCGCAGCGGCAATCGCCCCGTCCAGTTCGGAACGGCGGTAAGCAGGAAGCCGGCGATCACGGCGCCGCCATAGCCGAACAAAGTTTCATGGGCGTGCCAGTCCATCGGCGTGAAGGCGTTGGGAAGAGTCAGTTCGCCGAAATATTGCGGCAGCCACACCATCACGGCGACGACCGCCCATAGAGCGCCCGCGAGGAAGAACGGCCGGAATCCGTTGCTCAGGATTGCGGGACCGGCGTCGCGGCGGCGGCTTGTCGCGTGAGAGCTCGTGGCGTGGGACATGGCGGCTCCTTGGTCGTTCGTCCCTCGCCTGCTAAATCTTTTTCCGCGCCCCGACGTTGCGCGGGCGCAAGCAACTGGCGGAAGCAGGGAGAAAATTTCGTGGCTAGGCTTGATCGATCCCTGATCGCAGGCGCGTCGGCCTTCGCCGGACTGAGCGCCGAAGCGCTCGACGAAATCCTGAGCAGGGCGGAGATTCTGCGTCTGCTCAAAGGCGAGACCGCGTTCCGCCAGGGCGAAAAGGCCGACCGCTTCTTCCTGCTGCTGCACGGACGGCTGCGCGTCACCCGGGTCAATGCGCAGGGCGCGCAGATTCTGGTCCGCTTCATCGCGCCCAACGACCTGTTCGGCGTCGCCATGGCGATCGGCGCGGCGGCCTATCCGGGAACGGCCACAGCGGCGACGGAATCGCTCGCGCTGGCCTGGCCCAATGCTTCCTGGGCGGAGCTGATCGCGACCTATCCCAGCCTCGCGGTCCAGGCGATGCAATCGCTCGGCGCGCGCCTGCAGGATACGCAGGACCGCGTCCTCGAACTCTCCACCCGGAACGTCGAGCGGCGCATCGCCGGCGCGGTGCTGAAACTGGCGCGCCAGGCGGGGCGCAAGACCGACGAGGGCGTGCTGATCGACTTCCCGCTTTCGCGTCAGGACCTCGCCGAAATGACCGGCGCGACGCTGCACACGGTCAGCCGGACCATGAGCGCCTGGGAGGCAAAGGGGCTGGTCGCCTGCGGCCGCCAGCGCGTCGTCGTTCGTGACGAGCCGGGGCTCGCCGCGATCGCGAATTCGGATGAGTGAAAATTACGGCTGTCGCGACGCCGCAAGAGGGCGCGCGGTGCGGCTCGATCGTGGTCCCGAAAACAAAATCCGCTTTCCTGAGAAACACATGCCGATATGAGCGTGAAGTTTCTGGTTTATTGAACGCGAGCTTTCGATAATGTTCGCAAGAATCGAGTTGAGTTCAGGCCAAAGTTACGCTTAGATTCGTGAGTCGTCGGCAATATGCGGCTGGCGACCCAGTTCGAATATCGCACGATGAAAAATGGAAGTTTCGATCCGCCTTTCAGCGAGTTGATTGTCGAGCGGCTCAGGCCCGACCGGGGATTGGCCGAACCCGTCTATCAACAGATGGCGCGGGCCTTTGCGGAAATGGTCGAGGCCGGCGAAATCCGCGAGGGCCAGAGCCTGCCGGCCGAGCGCATTCTCGCGGAACGGCTCAATCTGAGCCGCACTACCATCCGCCGTTTTTACGAGGAATTGCGCCGCGACCATGGCCTGACGTCGAACCGGCGCTCGGGGCCGGTGGTGGTCGCCCCGCCCCGCCTGTCGCCGCGCATGGGCGCGCTCAAGGGGTTCACCGATGAAATGCTCGAACTCGGCGTCGAACCGACGACCCGGCTGCTTTCGCGCGAGATCGTCCAGGATCGCATGATCGCTTCGATTTTCGGCCGCCCGTCATCCTCGCAATTCCTGAAACTGGTCCGTCTGCGCCTGGGCGACGGCGAGCCCCTGTCGCGCGAGACGGCCTGGTTCGACCTGACGGTCGCGCCCGAACTCGCCGGCTGGGACGTGCGCGGCTCGGCCTATCATTTCATTTCCGACGTTTGCGGCATCAGGCTGTGCGACGCCGAGCAGACGATCGAAGCAGTGCTGAGTTCGGCGGAAGAAAACGCTGCCTTCGGCTTTTCGCAACCACAGCCCTGCCTGCTGATCAAGCGCCGGACTCACGCCGCCAGCGGCCAGATCGTCGAATATGTCGAAGGCGTCTTTCGCGGCGACGCCTATTCCTACCGGACCCGGCTCAACGCGTCCGTTCGCGGATGAACCGCGACAAAGTCGCCTCGTCGGCGAGGCGGTCGAGGATCCCTCGGCTGCGGGCGACGAGGGCGCCGCAGGCGTTGGCCTCGCGCAGCGCCCGCGCCAGTTCGGTCCCGCGCCCGAGCGACCAGACGAGACCCGCGCCGAAGGCGTCGCCCGCCCCGGTCGCGTCAACCTGCTCGATCCTGTAGGCCGGCGCATGGAGGACCGCGCCTTCTCCCGTCAGCGCCACCGAGCCCTCGGCGGCAAGCGTCACGACGACCAAGCACCCGCGGCCAATCCGTTCGCGCCCGAGCGCCGGCAGTTTCTCGATCCAGGCGCGCGCTGTCCAATCGACGGCGTCCGGTTCAGCGAACAGCATCGCCGCCTCCGTCTG
This genomic interval from Candidatus Rhodoblastus alkanivorans contains the following:
- a CDS encoding NnrS family protein translates to MSHATSSHATSRRRDAGPAILSNGFRPFFLAGALWAVVAVMVWLPQYFGELTLPNAFTPMDWHAHETLFGYGGAVIAGFLLTAVPNWTGRLPLRGTPLLALFAVWLAGRVAVALSGAIGWALAAAVDSAFLILFCAAMAREVVAGKNWRNMRVLAVVALYALANVAFHIESHVTGDAAYSRRFAVAALIALIMLVGGRIVPSFTHTFLQRRGADRLPKSFGRFDAICMAFSALALVGWVGAPENRTVGVALIFAGLLNFVRLGRWAGDRTTGEALVLVLHLAFAFIPIGFVLSGLAAWLPGLSPSAGLHAWAVGGIGGMTLAVMTRASLGHTGRALHAGPGTKLLYTALALAALARIAAALAPEWSFVLLHVAAFAWLAAFLGFAAIYGPALCSSRIGA
- a CDS encoding Crp/Fnr family transcriptional regulator, yielding MARLDRSLIAGASAFAGLSAEALDEILSRAEILRLLKGETAFRQGEKADRFFLLLHGRLRVTRVNAQGAQILVRFIAPNDLFGVAMAIGAAAYPGTATAATESLALAWPNASWAELIATYPSLAVQAMQSLGARLQDTQDRVLELSTRNVERRIAGAVLKLARQAGRKTDEGVLIDFPLSRQDLAEMTGATLHTVSRTMSAWEAKGLVACGRQRVVVRDEPGLAAIANSDE
- a CDS encoding GntR family transcriptional regulator, with amino-acid sequence MRLATQFEYRTMKNGSFDPPFSELIVERLRPDRGLAEPVYQQMARAFAEMVEAGEIREGQSLPAERILAERLNLSRTTIRRFYEELRRDHGLTSNRRSGPVVVAPPRLSPRMGALKGFTDEMLELGVEPTTRLLSREIVQDRMIASIFGRPSSSQFLKLVRLRLGDGEPLSRETAWFDLTVAPELAGWDVRGSAYHFISDVCGIRLCDAEQTIEAVLSSAEENAAFGFSQPQPCLLIKRRTHAASGQIVEYVEGVFRGDAYSYRTRLNASVRG